The Mycoplasmoides genitalium G37 genomic sequence TAGTAGTAGCAACACGTTTAATCCCAATTCAGATGATAATAAAGTCACACCATCAGGTGGCTCCTCCAAACCAACCACCTACACCCATTTACCCAACAGTATCAGTCCCACCAGTGACTGGATCAACGCATTAACCTTCACCAATAAGAATAACCCCCAGCGCAATCAGTTGTTGTTAAGAGCGTTATTAGGAACTATTCCGGTCTTGATCAATAAGAGTGGAACGGGAGATCAATTTAACAAGGATAGTGAGCAAAAATGAAACGAAACAGATAAATTAGGAGGCAACCTCCCGGGGTTTGGGGAGGTGAATGGTGCTTCTTATAAGATTTTTACTTATTTAATAATTAAAAAAAGTGTTAGGTTTTTTTAGTTTTTTATCTATTTAATATTTAAGAAATTCTCAAATTTTTCTTAGTTTTTTATTTGTTTAATAGTTAAAAAAAGCGTTATGTTTTATCTATTTTATTAGTTAAAAAAGTTTTGAATTTTTATCTATTTTTAGTTAATAAAAGTCTTATGTTTTTATCAAATTTTTATCTGTTTTTTGGTTAAAAAAGTTTTAGATTTTCTTTCTTAAATTTATTTATTAAATAGTTAATAAAAGTGTTAAGTTTTATCTATTTTTAATTAATAAAACCTCGACCCCTCTTCCTATCAAATCGCTGACCAAACCATCCATAACACCAACCTGTTTGTGTTGTTCAAGTCTAGGGATGTGAAGCTTACATATAGTTCAAGTGGCTCAAATAACCAGATTAGTTTTGATTCAACTAGTCAAGGTGAAAAACCCTCCTATGTGGTCGAGTTTACTAATTCCACCAACATTGGCATCAAGTGAAGGGTAGTGAAAAAGTATCAGTTAGATGTACCGAATGTTACCAATGAGATGAACGATGTACTGAAAGAATTGATCCTAGAACAACCCCTTACCAAGTATACCTTAAACAGTAGTTTGGCCAAAGAAAAGGGCAAAACCCAAAGGGAGGTGCATCTGGGTAGTGGGCAAGCAACTAATTGACGATCGATGCGTAACTCCATTGGTCTGAATGACAATCCCAGCCCCAATGCTTCAACTGGGTTTAAATTAGACAAAGGCAATGCATATAGAAAACTAAGTGAATCCTGACCAATTTATCAACCAATTGATGGGACCAAGCAGGGCAAAGGGAAGGATAGTAATGGGTGGAGTTCAACTGAAGCAACAATGGCAGCAGGGGATGCGCCCCTAAGTACAGGAGGGAGATCATCAGATCAAAGTAATAAATTCACCAAGTACCTCAACACCAAGCAAGCATTGGAAAGGATCGGCATCTTGTTTGATGGGGATGGAATGAGGAATGTGGTTACCCAACTCTACCAACCCAACAAGGTGAAAAGTGGTCAATATCAACAAAATAACACCTACAACAGGTTAATTGAGCCTGACAATGCAACAAGTGCAGCGAGCAGCATGACCAGCTTGTTAAAGCTGTTGTCTAGTAAAAACATCAAACAGAAGTTGGGGAAGGGGGGAACAGCAATGCAGGGAAATAATGGTGGAGGGGGTGTTAGTCAAACGATTAACACCATTACCACTACGGGAAATATTAGTGGCAATGGAACCATTCAAACGGCTTATCCGGTGAAAAAAGATGAAGCTTCAAATGTAGCGATCAATTCCTTGATTAACGCTACGCCCTTGAATAGTTATGGGGATTTAAATAATGCTAGTTTTTCTAAATAATTAAATTGTTAATAACAAAAAAATCTCTATTAAAAAAACCAACTTTAAAGTTGGTTTGAAATTCTAAATGGCGCGCCCAATAGGACTTGAACCCATAACCTTCTGGTCCGAAGCCAGACACTCTATCCGATTGAGCTATGGGCGCATATATTAATAAATTTTATTAATATAAGCAAGAACAATCTAATTCTTTATTAGAATTTAAACGATTTCATCTAATAGTTCAAATCACATATGGCAAAAGATAAAAAAAATAAGGTTGATGGAACAGAGCAATCAGTTGATCTATTTGAACGTACAAAACTTGAAGATACACAAGTTTTAAATGAAGTTGAACTTGATGATATTAAAAAGATAACAGAGCTTAGAAAAGAACTTGAACATACTTTTGAACCACAAACAAGAATGCAAATTAAGCGTGAAATTAAAGAAATAGAACGCAAAATGAAACGTTCTAGTCGCTAATTGATGTTTGTTAATTTACATACAAATTCATACTATAACTTTCTCAATTCTGCCCTTTCTCCTAAAAAGCTAGTTAATCTAGCAATTAATGATCAGCAAAAAGCTGTTGCTATTACAGATCCTAATCTTTTTGGCGCTGTTGAATTTTTTATAACTTGTAAGCAAAATAATATTAAACCAATTATTGGTTTAAACTTAACTGTTGAATACCAAAAAAATGATGTTAAGTTATTACTAATTGCTAAATCAAATAAAGGCTTTCAAACGTTGAACAAAATAGCATTAATTCAACAAAAACTTGAAATTAATTCTTTAGTTGATCAACTAACAGATATTGCAGTAATTATCTGTTCTTTAACAACATGAAAATCTACTTATAAGGATGTTTATCAAGCAAAAGGAATTGAAATAAATCAAACCCCGATTGCCATTCTTGCAAATGCTGTTAACTGTGAAAAAACTAATAGCGATCAAGTAGTTTTAACAGTTTTGAAACAAATGAAACAAAACCAAACGGGAAAAATAACTACATTTGATTGGGATCTTAAACAAAAATTAAATCAAATTTCAATTAATGAAAATTTAAAAGTAAAGAGTGAAATTCAACCTTTTTTAGATCAAAAAACTGCACAACAATTATTCAGTGAAACAGAACTTAATAATCTGAATGATCTAGTTAATAGATGTGAATTAGATTTGGAGCACCTAAAAGCTGCTTCACTTTCTTTAACTGATAATGATGCAGCAGTTTTAGAAAGTTTGTGCCAAACCAATTTAAAACAGTTTTTAGATAAAAATCAAGATCTAAATAAAAAAGCCTATCAGCTACGTTTAGAGAAGGAATTAAATGTTATCAATAAACTTAATTTTGCTAGCTATTTTTTAGTTGTCAATGATCTTGTTAATTATGCTTTTAAAAAGGACATCTTAATTGGTTCTGGTAGAGGTTCTGCAGTAGGATCATTAGTGGCTTTTTTATTAAACATTACCAAGATAGACCCAGTCCAACACCAGCTTATTTTCGAACGTTTTATCTCAACCCACCGTCAAGATCTACCTGATATTGATATTGATATCATGGAGAATAAAAGAGCAGAAATGATAAATTATCTGTTTGAAAAATATGGCAAAGAAAACTGTGCACAAATTGTTACTTTTCAACGTTTTAAAACCCGTTCTGCTGTTAAAGAAGTTGCTAAATTATTTAATGATTATGGCATTAGTGACATGATCCTAGGAGTGTTACCTAAAGATCAAACTATAACATTCACTGATCTTAAAGCTACTGAAGATAGTGCTTTACAACTTTGTTTACAACAGTTTGGTTTAATTGTTGAATTAGCACTAGCAATAGTTGATTTTCCAAGACAATCAAGTATCCATGCTTCAGGCATAGTTATCGCTTCAAATTCTTTGATTAAAACCATTCCCTTGTTACAGCTTGACAATAATCACTTTTTAACTCAAGTTTCAATGGAATGGTTAAGTTTTTTTAATCTCAATAAGTTTGATCTGCTTGGTTTAATTAACCTTACTATGATTAGCGATGTAATTACCCAAATTAAACCATCTAACCAGACCGTTAACCAGTTTTTAAATACCATTTCTTGAACTGATCAAAACACCTTTATAAACTTAGTAAATGAAGATACACTAGGAATCTTTCAACTTGAATCGTTTGGCATGAAAAAATTACTGGTTCAGATTAAACCTAAAACCATTAATCAACTAGCAATTGTTCTAGCGCTTTACAGACCAGGTGCACAGGATAACATTAACCTTTTTATTAACCGCTTGCACAATGGTTATGATCAATCTGACATTGATCCTAGGATTTTACCCATTGTGAAAAATACCTATGGAGTTTTAATTTTTCAAGAGCAGATCATTAACATCGTTAAAGTTGTGGCTAACTACTCTTTAGAAGAAGCAGATAGCTTCCGTAGAGCCATTTCTAAAAAGGATGTTAAATTGATCCAAAAAAATAAGCGTAACTTCTTTGAAAGAGCAGTTCAAAATAACTTTGATTTAAAGACTACTACCAAAATTTTTAGCTACATAGAACGCTTTGCTAACTATGGGTTTAACCTTTCTCATGCGTTGGGTTATGCACTGCTTTCATACTGAACAGCTTGACTTAAAACTAACTATCCTGTTTATTTTTATTTATGGTTATTAAACCATTTTCAATCTAGTAAAGACAAACAAAAACTAATTATTAGAACTTTAGAAAAAAGTGGTATTGAAATTTATCCACCTCTTTTAAATAAAGCTCAACCAAATAGTGTTATAGAAAATAAAAAAATTTATTTAGGTCTAAACCTAATTAAGGGAATTAATGACAGGTACATCCAAAACTTACAAAAAGTGCAACATTTAATTCAAACTCAAAATAACTTACAACTAACTGATGTAGTAAGTTGGTGTTTGGATAAAACCATTGGTGATATCCCTTTAAAAGATTTACTTTTATTAAAAACTATGGGCTGTTTTGATTTTTTTGAATACACTTATGACTTTAATGATGCAAAGGATTTTTGAATTAAAAGCGATCACCTATTGTTTACCAGAATGCCTTTAGAAAAAAAGGATAGTAATTTTTGAATTAAAC encodes the following:
- the dnaE gene encoding DNA polymerase III subunit alpha, whose protein sequence is MFVNLHTNSYYNFLNSALSPKKLVNLAINDQQKAVAITDPNLFGAVEFFITCKQNNIKPIIGLNLTVEYQKNDVKLLLIAKSNKGFQTLNKIALIQQKLEINSLVDQLTDIAVIICSLTTWKSTYKDVYQAKGIEINQTPIAILANAVNCEKTNSDQVVLTVLKQMKQNQTGKITTFDWDLKQKLNQISINENLKVKSEIQPFLDQKTAQQLFSETELNNLNDLVNRCELDLEHLKAASLSLTDNDAAVLESLCQTNLKQFLDKNQDLNKKAYQLRLEKELNVINKLNFASYFLVVNDLVNYAFKKDILIGSGRGSAVGSLVAFLLNITKIDPVQHQLIFERFISTHRQDLPDIDIDIMENKRAEMINYLFEKYGKENCAQIVTFQRFKTRSAVKEVAKLFNDYGISDMILGVLPKDQTITFTDLKATEDSALQLCLQQFGLIVELALAIVDFPRQSSIHASGIVIASNSLIKTIPLLQLDNNHFLTQVSMEWLSFFNLNKFDLLGLINLTMISDVITQIKPSNQTVNQFLNTISWTDQNTFINLVNEDTLGIFQLESFGMKKLLVQIKPKTINQLAIVLALYRPGAQDNINLFINRLHNGYDQSDIDPRILPIVKNTYGVLIFQEQIINIVKVVANYSLEEADSFRRAISKKDVKLIQKNKRNFFERAVQNNFDLKTTTKIFSYIERFANYGFNLSHALGYALLSYWTAWLKTNYPVYFYLWLLNHFQSSKDKQKLIIRTLEKSGIEIYPPLLNKAQPNSVIENKKIYLGLNLIKGINDRYIQNLQKVQHLIQTQNNLQLTDVVSWCLDKTIGDIPLKDLLLLKTMGCFDFFEYTYDFNDAKDFWIKSDHLLFTRMPLEKKDSNFWIKQFFTN